The Variovorax paradoxus genome window below encodes:
- a CDS encoding tripartite tricarboxylate transporter substrate binding protein, producing the protein MPKCFKNLLAGLIGLGLLLSALVAGAQTSAPNWPTRPIRWIVPFAAGGTADATARHIAQKLTERWGQQVMVDNKPGANTIIAAVEAARAAPDGYTLFQPINSTLTVNQFAVTRLPYDALKDFTPIAVIASVPLIFVANDTMPAHTMQEFIALAKKSPEAFTMGGGVVGVQLAAERFMRDAGVKTRYVAYKSGADVTKGLLSGEIHSGLDGVPAYPPLFKAGKLRPLATNSARRIASLPDVPTLGELGLKNSEAPMWHALMGPAGLPAPIRQKISDDLKEVLAMPDLRDKMGALGLEANWIGADDFVKLIKSESANMGPLVKDLGIRME; encoded by the coding sequence ATGCCCAAGTGCTTCAAGAACCTGCTGGCCGGCCTGATCGGCCTCGGCCTCCTGCTGTCCGCGCTCGTCGCGGGCGCGCAAACGTCCGCGCCGAACTGGCCGACGCGGCCGATCCGCTGGATCGTGCCCTTCGCCGCCGGCGGCACGGCCGACGCGACCGCGCGCCACATCGCGCAGAAGCTCACCGAACGCTGGGGCCAGCAGGTGATGGTGGACAACAAGCCCGGCGCCAACACGATCATCGCGGCGGTGGAGGCCGCGCGCGCCGCGCCGGACGGCTACACCCTGTTCCAGCCGATCAACTCCACGCTCACCGTCAACCAGTTCGCCGTCACGAGGCTGCCGTACGACGCGCTCAAGGACTTCACCCCGATCGCCGTCATCGCCTCGGTGCCGCTGATCTTCGTGGCCAACGACACGATGCCGGCGCACACCATGCAGGAGTTCATCGCGCTGGCGAAGAAGTCCCCCGAGGCCTTCACGATGGGCGGTGGCGTGGTCGGCGTGCAGCTGGCCGCCGAGCGCTTCATGCGCGACGCGGGCGTGAAGACGCGGTACGTGGCCTACAAGAGCGGCGCCGACGTGACCAAGGGGCTGCTGTCGGGCGAGATCCATTCGGGCCTCGATGGCGTGCCGGCCTATCCGCCGCTGTTCAAGGCGGGCAAGCTGCGCCCGCTGGCGACCAACAGCGCCCGGCGCATCGCCTCGCTGCCCGACGTTCCCACGCTGGGCGAACTCGGGCTGAAGAATTCGGAGGCCCCGATGTGGCACGCCCTCATGGGCCCGGCCGGCCTGCCCGCGCCGATCCGGCAGAAGATCTCGGACGACCTCAAGGAAGTGCTCGCCATGCCCGACCTGCGCGACAAGATGGGCGCGCTCGGCCTGGAAGCGAACTGGATCGGCGCCGACGACTTCGTGAAGCTCATCAAGTCCGAATCGGCCAACATGGGTCCGCTGGTGAAGGACCTCGGCATCCGGATGGAGTGA
- a CDS encoding oxidoreductase — protein sequence MTQTTPKTFLITGVNSGFGKAFAAAALAQGHTVLGTVRNESNKEAFERSVPGRSHAVVLDVTDFDAIERSVPHLLAQHGPIDVLVNNAGYGHEGTLEESSLAEMQRQFDVNVFGAVAMIKAVLPSMRTRRRGHIVNITSMAGYITMPGIAYYCGSKFALEGISEVLGKEVAGFGIHVTAVAPGSFRTDWAGRSMVRSERSIADYDALFDPIRAARQAKSGAQTGDPAKAAQALLALVDAPNPPAHLLLGTDALGLVRAGLAATSGEIDAWEAVTRSTDHA from the coding sequence ATGACACAGACCACACCCAAAACCTTCCTCATCACGGGCGTCAACTCGGGATTCGGAAAAGCCTTCGCTGCAGCCGCCCTGGCGCAGGGGCACACGGTGCTCGGCACCGTGAGGAATGAAAGCAACAAGGAAGCCTTCGAGCGCAGCGTGCCCGGCCGATCGCATGCCGTGGTGCTCGACGTCACCGATTTCGACGCGATCGAGCGTTCCGTTCCCCACCTGCTCGCTCAGCACGGGCCCATCGACGTGCTGGTCAACAACGCGGGCTACGGGCACGAGGGCACGCTCGAGGAGTCCAGCTTGGCCGAGATGCAGCGCCAGTTCGACGTGAACGTCTTCGGCGCGGTCGCGATGATCAAGGCCGTGCTGCCCTCGATGCGCACGCGCCGCCGCGGCCACATCGTCAACATCACCTCGATGGCCGGCTACATCACCATGCCCGGCATCGCCTACTACTGCGGCAGCAAGTTCGCGCTCGAGGGCATCTCCGAAGTGCTCGGCAAGGAGGTCGCGGGCTTCGGCATCCATGTCACCGCCGTCGCGCCAGGCTCGTTCCGTACCGACTGGGCCGGGCGCTCGATGGTGCGATCGGAGCGCAGCATCGCGGACTACGACGCGCTCTTCGACCCGATTCGCGCGGCCAGGCAGGCCAAGAGCGGGGCGCAGACCGGCGACCCCGCGAAGGCGGCACAGGCACTGCTCGCGCTGGTCGATGCGCCGAATCCGCCGGCGCACCTGTTGCTGGGCACCGATGCGCTGGGGCTCGTGCGCGCCGGTCTCGCGGCGACGTCCGGGGAGATCGATGCCTGGGAAGCGGTGACGCGCTCGACCGATCACGCCTGA
- a CDS encoding acetyl-CoA hydrolase/transferase family protein: MTRTVRLEDLDLASYVRPGDGIVFGQGTGEPLSLTERLVAQRAAFSGAGVFFCTTAFSSTFGPQHADHLRFSGIGGIGSLRKLVAAGALDPMPCHFSSIGPMLEAGQIRSDVVMLLVSPANARGEHSFGLVNDHLRTALRRARVVIAEVSANVPWTPCDEPLRADEISVVVPTDRMPIELPTARFGAIERQIASRLADAIPDRATLQIGVGAIPEAVVAMLSDRRDLGIHSGMIGDSVVDLVESGAISNAHKGIDPGVTVTGMLFGTRRLYRFAHENRGLRLCHASYTHAAATLARVKRLVSINSALEVDLTGQVNAEAIEGDHIGAVAGQVDFVRAASQSDGGVSIIALPSTGKDGRSKIVSRLHGPVTTARSDVDVIATEHGMARLRGLTIRERVAAMVSIAAPEHREALQREAGALLRRA; this comes from the coding sequence ATGACGCGGACCGTGCGCCTCGAGGACCTGGACCTCGCCAGCTACGTGCGGCCCGGCGACGGCATCGTGTTCGGCCAGGGCACGGGCGAGCCGCTGAGCCTGACCGAGAGACTGGTGGCGCAGCGCGCCGCCTTCAGCGGCGCCGGCGTGTTCTTCTGCACCACCGCCTTCTCCAGCACCTTCGGTCCGCAGCACGCCGACCACCTGCGCTTCAGCGGCATCGGCGGCATCGGGTCGCTCAGGAAGCTCGTGGCCGCGGGCGCGCTCGACCCCATGCCGTGCCACTTCTCGTCGATCGGCCCGATGCTCGAGGCCGGGCAGATCCGCAGCGACGTGGTGATGCTGCTCGTGAGCCCCGCCAATGCGCGCGGCGAGCACAGCTTCGGCCTGGTCAACGACCATCTGCGCACGGCCCTGCGCCGCGCCCGCGTCGTGATCGCCGAGGTGAGCGCGAACGTGCCCTGGACGCCCTGCGACGAACCGCTGCGCGCCGACGAGATCTCGGTGGTCGTGCCCACCGATCGCATGCCGATCGAACTGCCCACGGCGCGCTTCGGTGCGATCGAGCGGCAGATCGCCTCCAGGCTGGCCGACGCCATTCCCGATCGGGCGACCTTACAGATCGGCGTCGGTGCGATCCCCGAAGCCGTCGTCGCGATGCTGTCCGATCGCCGCGACCTCGGCATCCATTCGGGAATGATCGGCGACTCGGTCGTCGACCTGGTGGAAAGCGGTGCCATCAGCAATGCGCACAAGGGCATCGATCCCGGCGTGACCGTCACCGGCATGCTGTTCGGCACCCGGCGCCTCTACCGCTTCGCGCACGAGAACCGAGGCCTGCGCCTGTGCCACGCGAGCTACACCCACGCCGCCGCGACGCTGGCGCGCGTCAAGCGGCTCGTGTCCATCAACTCGGCGCTCGAGGTCGACCTGACCGGACAGGTCAACGCCGAAGCGATCGAGGGCGACCACATCGGCGCGGTCGCGGGGCAGGTCGATTTCGTGCGCGCCGCATCGCAATCGGACGGCGGGGTCTCGATCATCGCGCTGCCGTCCACCGGGAAGGACGGCCGCTCGAAGATCGTCAGCCGGCTCCATGGACCGGTGACGACGGCCCGCAGCGATGTCGACGTGATCGCCACCGAGCACGGCATGGCCCGGCTGCGAGGGCTGACGATCCGCGAGCGCGTGGCGGCCATGGTGTCGATCGCGGCGCCCGAGCACCGCGAGGCGCTGCAGCGCGAAGCAGGAGCACTGCTTCGCCGCGCGTGA
- a CDS encoding RraA family protein: MWKDDDELFQLMKTKLFPAVVGDILDTMGLLRQFLPPAIRPVERSMVIAGRAMPVLETNCFARTEPEGKTPLSRQPFGLLFQALDDLKPHEVYVATGCAPQFALWGGLMTTRAQHLKAAGAVLDGYSRDTNEVLELGLPVFSLGGYSQDQGPRGKVVDYRVPVEIQGVRVRPGDIVFGDQDGVLIVPKEAEVEALRRALEKASTENAVRTAIRNGMSTVEAFETFGVM; encoded by the coding sequence ATGTGGAAAGACGATGACGAGCTGTTCCAGCTCATGAAGACCAAGCTGTTCCCCGCCGTCGTGGGCGACATCCTCGACACCATGGGGCTGCTGCGGCAGTTCCTGCCGCCCGCCATCCGGCCGGTGGAGCGCTCGATGGTGATCGCGGGCCGCGCGATGCCGGTGCTCGAGACCAACTGCTTCGCGCGCACCGAGCCCGAGGGCAAGACGCCGCTGAGCCGGCAGCCCTTCGGCCTGCTGTTCCAGGCGCTCGACGACCTGAAGCCCCACGAGGTCTATGTCGCGACCGGCTGCGCGCCGCAGTTCGCGCTCTGGGGCGGGCTCATGACGACGCGGGCCCAGCACCTGAAGGCGGCGGGCGCGGTGCTCGACGGCTACTCGCGCGACACCAACGAGGTGCTGGAGCTGGGCCTGCCGGTCTTCTCGCTCGGCGGCTATTCGCAGGACCAGGGCCCGCGCGGCAAGGTCGTCGACTACCGCGTGCCGGTGGAGATCCAGGGCGTGCGCGTGCGTCCGGGCGACATCGTCTTCGGCGACCAGGACGGCGTGCTGATCGTGCCGAAGGAGGCCGAGGTCGAGGCCTTGCGCCGCGCGCTCGAGAAGGCCAGCACCGAGAACGCGGTGCGCACCGCCATCCGCAACGGGATGAGCACGGTCGAAGCCTTCGAGACCTTCGGCGTGATGTGA
- a CDS encoding AraC family transcriptional regulator, with protein sequence MNDARPRNAPPQVSHVQQQMVDLVQPLAPIEGYNLTVLPDVRILRSDRPLARAPVLYEPGIVIVLQGRKRGFLGDEVYLYDAQHYLAVSVPVPFSMDTDASAQEPLLAIYFRLDFQVAAELMMKLDEHGSDEGAAPKGLMSTPMDERLARAVLRFLEAMNSPLEAPILGPDLVREIYFRVLTGEQGSAIRASLTRQGHFGKIAKAIRTIHARFDQKLDIDGLADEAGMSPTSFHAHFKAVTSTSPIQYLKTTRLHQARLIMARHQVTAAHASAQVGYESPSQFSREFKRMFGRGPAEEAARMREAFARPDPSPHALYVAAH encoded by the coding sequence ATGAACGACGCTCGTCCACGCAACGCACCGCCGCAGGTCTCCCATGTGCAGCAGCAGATGGTCGATCTGGTGCAGCCCCTGGCGCCGATCGAAGGCTACAACCTGACCGTGCTGCCCGATGTCCGGATCCTCCGGTCCGACCGGCCGCTGGCCCGCGCGCCGGTGCTCTACGAGCCCGGCATCGTCATCGTGTTGCAGGGCCGCAAGCGCGGCTTCCTCGGCGACGAGGTCTACCTCTACGACGCGCAGCACTACCTGGCCGTGTCGGTGCCGGTTCCCTTCTCGATGGACACGGACGCATCGGCGCAGGAGCCGCTGCTGGCCATCTACTTCCGCCTCGACTTCCAGGTCGCGGCGGAACTGATGATGAAGCTCGACGAGCACGGATCCGACGAAGGCGCGGCGCCCAAGGGCCTGATGTCGACCCCGATGGACGAGCGCCTGGCCCGCGCCGTGCTGCGTTTTCTCGAGGCGATGAACTCGCCGCTCGAGGCCCCCATCCTCGGCCCCGACCTGGTTCGCGAGATCTACTTCCGCGTTCTCACCGGCGAGCAGGGCAGCGCCATCCGGGCCTCGCTCACGCGCCAGGGCCATTTCGGCAAGATCGCGAAGGCCATCCGCACCATCCATGCGCGCTTCGACCAGAAGCTCGATATCGACGGTCTCGCCGACGAAGCGGGCATGAGCCCCACCTCGTTCCACGCGCACTTCAAGGCGGTCACGTCGACCTCGCCGATCCAGTACCTGAAGACCACGCGCCTGCACCAGGCCCGGCTGATCATGGCCCGCCACCAGGTCACAGCCGCGCATGCCAGCGCGCAGGTGGGCTACGAAAGCCCCTCGCAGTTCAGCCGCGAGTTCAAGCGCATGTTCGGCCGCGGCCCGGCCGAGGAGGCCGCGCGCATGCGCGAGGCGTTCGCGCGGCCCGATCCCTCGCCGCATGCGCTGTACGTGGCCGCGCACTGA
- a CDS encoding thiamine pyrophosphate-binding protein produces MTQQSIAELVARGCAAHGVKRAFGVPGGGSSLDLIEAFDRHGIDFVLCRTETGAALMAAADAELRHGFGVAVATQGPGAASAMNGLAHASLDRAPVLFISDGWTDAQRALDAHQVFDQHAMSAPVVKAAARLESEAPALEFDRLVDAMLAAPWGPAHLVLTGANAKRRVVIDATAPPRPAPASAPQPQTRLQADATALLARAKRPVVLLGLEAREPRTLQQVVRLVQQLHCPVLTTYKAKGLFSDDAEWTVGHVTGGAAERATLDAADLVLSIGLDPVELIGPVRCGDTPVLELALFTRPVQPVRAAASLLGPLAPALASLLPECRRSQWSSEEIAALRLGMRERLGCAGGEDGAALSPQAVVEVALDAAASPRPAITVDAGAHMFSAMALWRADVPGGALISNGLATMGFALPAAIARALHDPARPTLAFTGDGGLMMCAGELATAAQQRARLCVVVFNDGALSLIALKQRNRGMAPAGVGWSRADFADVARGFGLRAFSVHDEAGYRQALRAALDHDGPSLIDVRVDPTGYQAQARALRG; encoded by the coding sequence ATGACGCAGCAATCCATTGCGGAACTCGTCGCGCGCGGCTGCGCGGCCCATGGCGTGAAACGCGCGTTCGGCGTGCCGGGCGGCGGCAGCTCGCTCGACCTGATCGAGGCCTTCGACCGCCACGGCATCGACTTCGTGCTGTGCCGCACCGAAACCGGTGCCGCGCTGATGGCCGCGGCCGATGCGGAACTGCGCCATGGCTTCGGCGTCGCCGTCGCGACGCAGGGCCCGGGCGCCGCCAGTGCGATGAACGGACTGGCCCATGCGAGCCTGGACCGGGCACCGGTGCTCTTCATCAGCGATGGCTGGACCGACGCGCAACGCGCGCTCGATGCGCACCAGGTGTTCGACCAGCACGCGATGTCCGCGCCGGTCGTCAAGGCCGCGGCACGGCTCGAGTCCGAGGCTCCGGCGCTCGAGTTCGACAGGCTGGTCGACGCGATGCTGGCCGCGCCCTGGGGACCGGCGCACCTCGTGTTGACGGGCGCCAACGCGAAACGGCGCGTGGTCATCGATGCGACCGCGCCGCCGCGGCCGGCGCCGGCAAGCGCGCCGCAGCCACAAACACGGTTGCAGGCCGACGCCACGGCCCTGCTCGCGCGGGCGAAGCGACCGGTCGTCCTGCTGGGCCTGGAAGCGCGCGAGCCCCGAACCCTGCAGCAGGTGGTGCGGCTCGTGCAGCAACTGCATTGCCCGGTGCTGACCACCTACAAGGCCAAGGGACTGTTCAGCGACGACGCCGAATGGACGGTCGGCCACGTCACGGGCGGCGCCGCCGAACGAGCCACGCTCGATGCGGCGGACCTCGTGCTCTCGATCGGGCTCGACCCGGTCGAGCTGATCGGCCCGGTGCGCTGCGGCGACACGCCGGTGCTCGAGCTCGCCCTGTTCACGCGGCCGGTGCAGCCGGTGCGGGCCGCGGCGAGCCTGCTGGGCCCGCTCGCGCCCGCGCTGGCCTCCCTGCTGCCCGAATGCCGCCGCTCGCAGTGGAGCTCCGAGGAGATAGCCGCGCTGCGCCTCGGAATGCGCGAGCGCCTCGGCTGCGCGGGCGGCGAGGACGGTGCGGCGCTGTCGCCGCAGGCCGTGGTGGAGGTCGCGCTCGACGCGGCCGCGTCGCCGCGGCCCGCGATCACGGTCGACGCCGGTGCCCACATGTTCTCCGCCATGGCGCTCTGGCGCGCCGATGTGCCGGGCGGCGCGCTGATCTCGAACGGCCTGGCGACCATGGGCTTCGCCCTGCCCGCCGCCATCGCGCGCGCGCTGCACGATCCCGCCCGGCCGACGCTCGCGTTCACCGGCGATGGCGGCCTGATGATGTGCGCGGGCGAACTGGCCACCGCGGCGCAGCAACGCGCGCGGCTGTGCGTGGTGGTCTTCAACGACGGCGCCCTGTCCCTGATCGCGCTCAAGCAGCGCAACCGGGGCATGGCGCCCGCCGGCGTCGGCTGGTCCCGCGCCGACTTCGCCGACGTCGCCCGTGGCTTCGGCCTGCGCGCCTTCAGCGTGCACGACGAGGCCGGCTACCGCCAGGCGCTGCGCGCCGCGCTCGACCACGACGGTCCGAGCCTGATCGACGTGCGCGTCGATCCCACCGGCTACCAGGCGCAGGCGCGCGCGCTGCGCGGCTGA
- a CDS encoding transporter substrate-binding domain-containing protein: MFDSMSRRQLLAVAAGAAMAGLSGAAAAQSAAEIQKKGQLTIGLLVDFPPYGTTNAQNQPDGYDADVARLLAKDLGVKLNLVPVTGPNRIPFLLTNKVDLLVASLAITPERAKQVDFSAPYATATVILYGAKKVDIKSAADLKGRRIGVARASVQDVALTAMAPEGTEIRRFDDDASGMQALISGQVDAIGCSTTVAAQIAKRVPPDTYEKKFTVREQVMAIAMRPGQAELKKTLDEFVARNRANGELNKLYQKWLGTDFPVIAAS; encoded by the coding sequence ATGTTCGATTCGATGTCGCGCCGGCAGCTGCTGGCGGTCGCGGCCGGTGCCGCCATGGCCGGCCTGTCCGGCGCCGCCGCGGCGCAAAGCGCCGCGGAAATCCAGAAGAAGGGCCAGCTCACGATCGGGCTGCTCGTGGACTTTCCGCCCTACGGCACCACCAATGCGCAGAACCAGCCCGACGGCTACGACGCCGATGTCGCGCGGCTGCTGGCCAAGGACCTCGGCGTCAAGCTCAACCTCGTGCCCGTCACCGGGCCCAACCGCATCCCGTTCCTGCTGACCAACAAGGTCGACCTGCTCGTGGCCTCGCTCGCGATCACGCCCGAGCGCGCGAAGCAGGTCGACTTCTCGGCGCCCTATGCGACCGCCACCGTGATCCTGTACGGCGCGAAGAAGGTCGACATCAAGAGCGCGGCCGACCTCAAGGGGCGGCGCATCGGCGTGGCGCGCGCGAGCGTCCAGGACGTGGCGCTGACCGCCATGGCGCCCGAGGGCACCGAGATCCGCCGCTTCGACGACGATGCCTCGGGCATGCAGGCGCTGATCTCGGGCCAGGTCGATGCGATCGGCTGCTCCACCACCGTCGCCGCGCAGATCGCCAAGCGCGTGCCGCCCGACACCTACGAGAAGAAGTTCACCGTGCGCGAGCAGGTCATGGCCATCGCCATGCGGCCCGGCCAGGCCGAGCTGAAGAAGACGCTCGACGAGTTCGTCGCGCGCAACCGTGCGAATGGCGAGCTCAACAAGCTCTATCAGAAGTGGTTGGGGACGGACTTTCCGGTGATCGCGGCGTCCTGA
- a CDS encoding alpha-hydroxy-acid oxidizing protein yields MSATPAQCLSIADLQRQARRYLPRVIYDYLEGGADDEEALARNERRLRTHLLRPRYLVDISTRSQQVTVFGKTYGSPFGIGPMGMLGMVRHQGDLLLAETAHRNGLPFVLSGASNATTEAIAEKAPGAWLQYYPCKDAKIEADLLRRAAASGIETLVVTVDVPLHAKRERNMRSGWVRPYKPTPAVILESLRHPAWVARYLRNGLPVMENVLPYAPAGIGARELTSFYASQVPTPHRWSLVERLRQQWTGHLVLKGILSAEDSQHAATLGVDGVIVSNHGGRQLDRGVAAIDALPEVVAAVGKRMVVMFDSGIRRGSDIAVALCLGARLCFVGRAAGYGLAAHGAAGAQRAVEILRAELDLTLGQIGCPNAADLARDFLWEERGHPPEPADIRVPPREVAADVQ; encoded by the coding sequence ATGAGCGCCACGCCTGCCCAATGCCTGAGCATCGCGGATCTGCAGCGCCAGGCACGTCGCTATCTCCCGCGGGTGATCTACGACTACCTCGAGGGCGGCGCCGACGACGAGGAGGCCCTCGCGCGCAACGAGCGCCGCCTGCGGACGCACCTGCTGCGGCCGCGCTATCTGGTGGACATCTCGACGCGCTCGCAGCAGGTCACCGTGTTCGGCAAGACCTACGGCTCGCCGTTCGGCATCGGCCCGATGGGCATGCTGGGAATGGTGCGCCACCAGGGCGACCTGCTGCTGGCCGAGACCGCGCATCGCAACGGGCTGCCCTTCGTGCTGTCCGGCGCCTCGAATGCCACGACCGAGGCCATCGCGGAGAAGGCACCGGGCGCCTGGCTCCAGTACTACCCGTGCAAGGACGCGAAGATCGAGGCCGACCTGCTGCGGCGGGCCGCAGCCAGCGGCATCGAGACGCTGGTGGTCACGGTCGACGTGCCGCTGCATGCCAAGCGCGAGCGCAACATGCGCAGCGGCTGGGTGCGTCCCTACAAGCCGACACCCGCGGTGATCCTCGAGTCACTGCGCCATCCCGCCTGGGTCGCGCGCTACCTGCGCAACGGCCTGCCGGTGATGGAGAACGTCCTGCCCTATGCGCCCGCGGGCATCGGTGCGCGCGAGCTCACGAGCTTCTATGCGTCGCAGGTCCCCACGCCGCACCGCTGGTCGCTGGTCGAGCGGCTGCGCCAGCAATGGACGGGCCACCTGGTCCTCAAGGGCATCCTGAGCGCGGAAGACTCGCAACACGCCGCGACGCTGGGCGTGGACGGCGTGATCGTCTCCAACCACGGCGGCCGGCAACTCGATCGCGGGGTCGCTGCCATCGACGCGCTGCCCGAGGTCGTCGCCGCCGTCGGCAAGCGGATGGTCGTGATGTTCGACAGCGGCATCCGGCGCGGCTCCGACATCGCCGTGGCGCTGTGCCTGGGCGCGCGGCTGTGCTTCGTGGGCCGCGCCGCGGGCTATGGCCTGGCCGCGCACGGTGCCGCCGGCGCGCAGCGCGCGGTCGAGATTCTTCGCGCCGAACTGGACCTCACGCTCGGCCAGATCGGCTGCCCCAATGCAGCCGATCTGGCCCGCGACTTCCTGTGGGAGGAGCGCGGGCACCCGCCCGAGCCAGCGGACATCCGCGTCCCGCCGCGGGAGGTGGCCGCCGATGTCCAGTGA
- a CDS encoding SMP-30/gluconolactonase/LRE family protein — MYAAPPSRKFEVFATVPERFHVRNRSSTWVDVQLHGAKAPAFLEGPSFDARGDLWVTDIPWGRLFRIDPEANMHCELEYDGEPNGLAFHPDGRAFIADNKNGLMVFDPRTGKVEPFLDRALVQRFKGLNDLSFASNGDLYFTDQGQTGLHDATGRVYRLAADGRLDCLLSNVPSPNGLVLNLHEDVLFVAVTRANAIWRVPLVKQHGLVTKVGSWIQLSGGGGPDGLALDEGGGIAVCHVGLGAVWIFDELGQPALRLDSPVGRMTTNCAYGGPGRGRIFVTAGEHVLVAEVQTPGAPTQAQRTASGQAKGAHA; from the coding sequence ATGTACGCCGCACCGCCAAGCCGGAAGTTCGAAGTCTTCGCCACCGTTCCCGAGCGCTTCCACGTCAGGAACAGAAGCTCCACCTGGGTCGACGTGCAGCTGCACGGGGCCAAGGCGCCCGCCTTCCTCGAAGGCCCGTCCTTCGACGCCCGGGGCGACCTCTGGGTGACCGACATCCCCTGGGGCCGCCTCTTCAGGATCGACCCCGAGGCGAACATGCACTGCGAGCTCGAGTACGACGGCGAGCCCAACGGCCTCGCGTTCCATCCCGACGGCCGCGCCTTCATCGCCGACAACAAGAACGGGCTGATGGTGTTCGACCCGCGCACCGGAAAGGTCGAGCCCTTCCTCGATCGCGCGCTCGTCCAGCGCTTCAAGGGGTTGAACGACCTGAGCTTCGCCTCGAACGGCGACCTGTACTTCACCGACCAGGGACAGACCGGCCTGCACGATGCGACCGGCCGCGTCTATCGCCTCGCCGCCGATGGCCGGCTCGACTGTCTGCTCTCGAACGTGCCCAGCCCCAATGGCCTCGTGCTCAACCTGCACGAGGATGTGCTGTTCGTCGCCGTCACGCGCGCCAACGCGATCTGGCGTGTGCCGCTCGTGAAGCAGCACGGCCTCGTGACCAAGGTCGGCAGCTGGATCCAGCTGTCGGGTGGCGGCGGTCCCGACGGCCTCGCGCTCGACGAGGGCGGAGGCATCGCCGTGTGCCACGTGGGCCTGGGCGCGGTCTGGATCTTCGACGAGCTCGGCCAACCCGCGCTGCGGCTGGATTCGCCGGTCGGGCGCATGACCACCAACTGCGCCTACGGCGGGCCCGGCCGCGGGCGGATCTTCGTCACGGCCGGCGAGCACGTGCTGGTCGCCGAAGTGCAGACCCCCGGCGCGCCCACGCAGGCGCAGCGGACGGCATCCGGCCAAGCGAAGGGCGCGCACGCATGA
- a CDS encoding FadR family transcriptional regulator gives MTAHPFVLDKLERVPLSEQAVQSLLGYIERSRLAPGAALPGEGRLAEILGVSRPVVREALRTLKGMGVVDIANGKSPIIRRDLDATAMSIYFARALQVLDNSTEDLMAVRAALEGQSAALAAARRQPAQIERMTALVTRMQGCLRDPATYAALDTELHVEIARASGNPLLWQMIGSIRASLESLSRQGMERRKTRKSLQQVQDGHAELVARICEGDVAGAAAAMQAHMAAALHALLREPQA, from the coding sequence ATGACCGCCCACCCCTTCGTCCTGGACAAGCTCGAGCGCGTGCCGCTGTCGGAGCAGGCCGTGCAGAGCCTGCTCGGCTACATCGAGCGCTCGCGGCTGGCGCCCGGCGCCGCGCTGCCCGGCGAAGGCCGGCTGGCCGAGATCCTCGGCGTGAGCCGGCCCGTAGTGCGCGAGGCGCTGCGCACGCTCAAGGGCATGGGGGTGGTCGACATCGCCAACGGCAAGAGCCCGATCATCCGGCGCGACCTCGACGCCACCGCGATGTCGATCTACTTCGCGCGCGCGCTGCAGGTGCTCGACAACTCCACCGAGGACCTGATGGCCGTGCGCGCGGCGCTCGAAGGCCAGTCCGCGGCGCTCGCGGCCGCGCGCCGGCAGCCGGCCCAGATCGAGCGCATGACGGCGCTGGTGACGCGCATGCAGGGCTGCCTGCGCGACCCGGCCACCTATGCGGCGCTCGACACCGAACTGCACGTCGAGATCGCGCGCGCCAGCGGCAACCCCTTGCTGTGGCAGATGATCGGATCGATCCGCGCGTCGCTGGAATCGCTGTCGCGCCAGGGCATGGAACGGCGCAAGACGCGCAAGAGCCTGCAGCAGGTGCAGGATGGCCACGCCGAACTCGTGGCCCGCATCTGCGAGGGCGACGTGGCCGGCGCCGCGGCCGCCATGCAGGCCCACATGGCGGCGGCGCTGCATGCGCTGCTGCGCGAACCTCAGGCGTGA